The Chlorobaculum sp. MV4-Y genome contains the following window.
CCTCGCTCATGGTGCGCTTCTGGAACCCGGCGCAGGGCGACATTTCGATTGGCGGCCAAAGCATCGACAAACTCGACCCCGAAGAGCTGCGCCGCAACATAGCCGTGGTCTCGCAAAGAACGTACATCTTCGGCCAAACCATCCGGAAAAACCTGCTCCTCGCCGCGCCAAACGCCACGGACGAACAGCTCCGCCTCGCCCTCACAATGGCGGGACTCGACAGCCTGCAAAGCCGCCTCGACGACTGGGCTGGCCAGCACGGGATGAACCTCAGCGGCGGCGAGCAGCAGCGCCTCGCCATCGCGCGGATGATCTTGCAGGACGCTCCAATTATCGTGCTCGACGAAGCCACCGCCAACCTCGACGCCGTTACCGAGCAGGCGCTGCTCGATACGCTCGACACCACCAGCCAAGGCAAAACCGTGCTCGCCATCACTCACCGCCTGCACCGCATGGAGCGCTACGACGAAATTGTGGTGCTGTACGAAGGCAAGGTAATCGAGCGCGGAAATCACGAAGCGTTGCTGAAGAGTGGGGGCTTTTACGCCGGAATGTGGAAGTTGCAACATCAGCAGGAGGGGTAAAAACGAACTGAGTGGACGTTGTCCACTCAGTCCACCAAATCCATTACTGCGGCGTACGCATAACCCGCGAAATATCGAAGCCTTTGGCCTTGGCCTCATCGAGAAGCTTTGCGTAGAGCGCGTCGTCTATTTGCGGGGTTCTCGCTAAAATCCAGAAGTAGTCGCGGCTGGAGGCTGTCACCATTGCCCAGGAGTAGTTTTCTCGGTCGAGAGCGAAGACGTTGTACGGGCCGTAGAAGGGGCCGAAAAATGAAACCTTCAGCGCTCCGACGTTCGGGTCTCCGGCGAATTTGGCTTTGCCTTCGGCGGTTTTCCACTTCTTTTTGTCGGGATAGTAGCCCTTGTTGAGCACCTGCACCATGCCACCCTTGCGCAGGGTGTAGCTGGCAGAGACATGATCGGAGCCACGCTCGAAGCGGTTGTCGATTCTTGCGATTTCGTACCAGGTGCCGAGGTAGCGGTCGAG
Protein-coding sequences here:
- a CDS encoding lipocalin family protein, which gives rise to MKKLFLPLLLWMATFAGCASAPEGIVAVDNFKLDRYLGTWYEIARIDNRFERGSDHVSASYTLRKGGMVQVLNKGYYPDKKKWKTAEGKAKFAGDPNVGALKVSFFGPFYGPYNVFALDRENYSWAMVTASSRDYFWILARTPQIDDALYAKLLDEAKAKGFDISRVMRTPQ